A window from Strix uralensis isolate ZFMK-TIS-50842 chromosome 15, bStrUra1, whole genome shotgun sequence encodes these proteins:
- the LOC141950094 gene encoding LOW QUALITY PROTEIN: E3 ubiquitin-protein ligase PHF7-like (The sequence of the model RefSeq protein was modified relative to this genomic sequence to represent the inferred CDS: inserted 4 bases in 2 codons), which produces MGSQCHNGRCDHGDKPIERIAGLQPCVSATWEMFASELSYWQDEESGIMLFDPDDICRTVERAAQKQCFVCGENGAAITCCQEGCDRSFHLPCAMEGECITQYFSPYRSFCREHRPEQEVEAAPEKDTDCLICLEPVEDRKSYCTMVCPACKHAWFHRGCIQVGXPFSHPRGMAGAGQNQGXSLLLLLFPLQGQACYAGIGSFSCPLCRDRRDFIMNMVTMGIRIPLRNPSQDNGPPDGALIQRHSRCDARECLYPGGREQAEERGPWELLLCSSCAAEGTHRRCSNLGTSSTSWECESCAGQGTDSSDSSELAGSGTGLADDSPAREGSSSSSSPGPDHRQRRSRVQRRAQTPYSWSRRRRERSHAPAPGAESSTPGQAALGTSHGSPVTATSNPSTASQLPSPAPESGSSSSHHGPVRMRDRSRVEHRAQNPYNRPAHRHGSSRAPSPRAGPDPPPPAQ; this is translated from the exons atggggtCCCAATGTCACAACGGCCGCTGTGACCACGGAGACAAGCCTATAGAgaggatcgctgggctccagccgtgcgtcagtgcgacctgggag atgtTTGCCAGTGAGCTTTCTTACTGGCAGGACGAGGAATCAGGGATCATGCTATTTGACCCTGACGACATTTGCCGCACAGTGGAGCGGGCAGCGCAGAAG caatGCTTCGTCTGCGGTGAGAACGGGGCCGCCATCacctgctgccaggagggctgCGACCGCAGCTTTCATCTCCCCTGTGCCATGGAGGGTGAATGTATCACCCAGTACTTTTCTCCATATAg gtccttctgcagggagcaccgcccagagcaggaggtggaggcggcTCCGGAGAAGGACACTGACTGCCTCAtctgcctggagcctgtggaggacagaaagtcctactGCACCATGGTGTGCCCCGCCTGCAAACACGCCTGGTTCCACCGGGGCTGTATCCAGGTGGG GCCGTTCTCTCACCCCCGGGGcatggcaggagctgggcagaaccaggg ctcactcctgctccttttgtttccGCTGCAGGGCCAGGCTTGCTACGCTGGCATTGGTTCCTTCAGCTGCCCCCTCTGCAGGGACAGGCGTGACTTTATCATGAACATGGTCACCATGGGCATCCGAATCCCCTTGAG AAATCCATCACAGGACAACGGGCCTCCAGACGGAGCACTAATCCAGAGGCACAGCCGCTGCGATGCCCGCGAGTGCCTTTATCCCGGAggaagggagcaggcagaggaacgggg gccctgggaactgctcctgtgcagctcctgcgctgCCGAGGGCACCCACCGGCGCTGCTCCAACTTGgggaccagcagcaccagctgggaatgcgagagctgtgctggccagggcaccg actccagtgacagctcagagctcgctggctctggcactgggCTGGCCGACGACTCCCCAGCGCGtgagggaagcagcagctccagctcaccTGGGCCCGACCACAGGCAACGCCGTTCCCGGgtgcaacgtcgggcccagacgcCCTACAGCTGGTCCAGGAGGcgccgggagaggagccacgCGCCAGCACcaggtgctgagagcagcacccccggccaggcagcactggggacgTCCCACGGCTCCCCAGTAACAGCGACCAGCAACCCCAGCACCGCCAGCCAGCTGCCGTCTCCAGCGCCCGAGagtggcagcagctccagccaccaCGGGCCCGTGCGGATGAGGGACCGCTCCCGTGTGGAACATCGGGCCCAAAACCCTTACAACCGGCCCGCACACAGACACGGTAGCAGCCGTGCGCCGTCCCCTcgtgctggccctgatccccctCCACCGGCGCAGTGA